In a genomic window of Aeromonas veronii:
- a CDS encoding PilZ domain-containing protein yields the protein MLTNTKERRAFARMVINAPVTVYQQQLVLEGICRDLSANGMGIAVSEHQLDINQPIRISLATNNNLLPPFEAHARIIRVLEEEDGLLLAVEFLPQG from the coding sequence GTGCTTACCAATACCAAGGAAAGGCGTGCCTTTGCGCGCATGGTCATCAATGCGCCGGTCACCGTCTATCAGCAGCAGCTGGTGCTGGAGGGGATATGCCGGGATCTCAGTGCCAACGGCATGGGGATTGCGGTCTCTGAACACCAGCTCGACATCAATCAGCCCATCCGGATCAGTCTTGCCACCAACAACAACCTGTTGCCCCCCTTTGAAGCCCACGCCCGCATTATCCGGGTGCTGGAGGAGGAAGACGGGTTGCTGCTGGCGGTAGAGTTTCTGCCTCAGGGTTAA
- the thiB gene encoding thiamine ABC transporter substrate binding subunit — MKTLLLVTTGLLSANVFAADALTVYTYSSFTAEWGPGPKIKQAFEKECGCTLNLVPLEDGVAILNRLRLEGNHSKADLVLGLDDALISEAKQSGLFAPHPAKLDGIKVPGGWQDDTFVPYDYGYFAFVYDKEKLKQPPKSLKELVERPDLKVIYQDPRTSTPGQGLMLWMKSVYGDKAPAAWAKLAKKTVTVTKGWSEAYGMFLDGEADMVLSYTTSPAYHLIAENKPKYQAAAFEEGHYRQVEVAAKLKSAKQGKLADQFLQFMVSPAFQREIPTGNWMYPVIDTPLPKGFEQMITVAKPLTFSSDEVAANRKGWIREWLQAVTQ, encoded by the coding sequence ATGAAGACCCTGCTGCTGGTCACCACCGGCCTGCTGTCGGCCAATGTGTTCGCCGCCGATGCTCTCACCGTCTACACCTACAGCTCCTTCACTGCCGAGTGGGGTCCCGGGCCCAAAATCAAACAGGCCTTCGAGAAAGAGTGCGGCTGCACCCTCAATCTGGTTCCCCTCGAAGATGGGGTCGCCATCCTCAACAGGTTGCGGCTGGAGGGCAACCACAGCAAGGCCGATCTGGTGCTGGGACTCGACGATGCGCTCATCAGCGAAGCCAAGCAGAGCGGCCTGTTCGCCCCCCATCCCGCCAAGCTCGACGGCATCAAGGTGCCGGGTGGCTGGCAGGACGACACCTTCGTCCCCTACGACTATGGCTACTTCGCCTTTGTCTATGACAAGGAGAAGCTCAAGCAGCCGCCCAAGAGCCTGAAAGAGCTGGTGGAGCGCCCCGATCTCAAGGTGATCTATCAGGATCCCCGCACCTCCACCCCGGGGCAGGGGCTGATGCTGTGGATGAAGTCTGTCTACGGCGACAAGGCGCCTGCCGCCTGGGCCAAGCTTGCCAAAAAGACGGTCACCGTCACCAAGGGGTGGTCAGAGGCCTATGGCATGTTCCTTGATGGCGAGGCGGACATGGTGCTCTCCTACACCACCTCTCCGGCCTATCACCTGATTGCCGAGAACAAGCCCAAGTATCAGGCTGCCGCCTTCGAGGAGGGTCACTACCGTCAGGTAGAAGTGGCCGCCAAGCTGAAGAGCGCCAAACAGGGAAAGCTGGCTGACCAGTTCCTGCAATTTATGGTGAGCCCCGCCTTCCAGCGCGAGATCCCGACCGGCAACTGGATGTATCCGGTGATCGACACGCCGCTGCCCAAGGGCTTCGAGCAGATGATCACCGTAGCCAAGCCGCTCACCTTCAGCAGCGATGAGGTGGCCGCCAATCGCAAAGGGTGGATCCGCGAGTGGCTGCAAGCCGTCACCCAGTGA
- the thiP gene encoding thiamine/thiamine pyrophosphate ABC transporter permease: protein MSRYLKLQARPLWWLPGSAATLLILLLSLGPLAALLWQAGSLAPRTLIADPYLRHVLGFSLGQALLSTLLSLGLAIPVARALARRRFIGRTLLIKLFGLSLVLPVIIAIFGIVAVHGKQGWLPQVLRTLGLDPGNYLYGLFGILLAHVFFNMPLAARLMLQSIESIPESSWRLASQLGMRSSHIFRLLEWPLIRGILPGLASLIFMLCFTSFTTVLALGGGPKSTTLEVAVYQALRFDFDLATAGGLALVQLILTAALLALQHKLQSTPASRVPPRRPCLRPDRHQPGTAVVDLLSLGIGLAIFLPPLLAILVAGLHPGLLMALTSSKLWQASGQSLLIALAAGTLATLLGSGLLLTSRHLKVRTRQRRAAAIWEASGSMILMIPAVVLSTGLFILFMPFADVFALGPWLVVLVNALMALPYVIRTLSAPMQLVVRQYDRLADSLGVRGLHRLRLVEWPLLRRPLALAIALSMILSLGDLGAIAMFGSQELTTLPWLLYQQLGSYRLTEAAATALLLLTLCFSLFWLVERVLGGKHAEH, encoded by the coding sequence GTGAGCCGTTATCTGAAACTACAGGCGCGTCCCCTCTGGTGGTTGCCGGGCAGTGCTGCCACCCTGTTGATCCTGCTGTTATCCCTCGGGCCGCTGGCGGCCCTGTTGTGGCAAGCCGGTTCGCTGGCCCCCCGCACCCTGATCGCAGACCCTTATCTGCGTCACGTGCTGGGCTTCAGTCTGGGGCAGGCACTGCTCTCCACCCTACTGAGCCTGGGGCTGGCCATTCCGGTGGCCCGCGCGCTGGCACGGCGCCGTTTCATTGGCCGCACTCTGCTGATCAAGCTATTTGGTCTCTCGCTGGTACTACCGGTCATCATCGCCATCTTCGGCATCGTGGCAGTACACGGCAAACAGGGGTGGCTGCCGCAGGTGCTGCGCACCTTGGGGCTGGATCCCGGCAACTATCTCTACGGCCTGTTCGGTATCCTGCTGGCCCACGTTTTCTTCAATATGCCGCTGGCGGCACGCCTGATGTTGCAGAGCATAGAGAGCATCCCCGAATCGAGCTGGCGTCTCGCCAGTCAGCTCGGCATGCGCTCATCCCATATCTTCCGGCTGCTGGAGTGGCCGCTTATTCGCGGCATATTGCCGGGGCTTGCCAGCCTCATCTTTATGCTCTGTTTCACCAGCTTCACTACCGTGCTGGCGCTGGGGGGCGGGCCGAAATCCACCACACTGGAGGTGGCCGTCTATCAGGCGCTGCGCTTTGACTTCGATCTCGCTACCGCGGGCGGACTGGCGCTGGTGCAACTTATCCTGACCGCAGCCCTGCTCGCCCTTCAACATAAGCTGCAGAGCACCCCGGCCAGCAGGGTGCCTCCCCGTCGCCCCTGCCTGCGGCCGGACCGCCATCAGCCGGGCACGGCCGTGGTGGATCTGCTCTCGCTCGGTATCGGGCTCGCCATCTTTCTGCCGCCGCTGCTGGCCATCTTGGTGGCAGGCCTTCACCCCGGCCTGCTGATGGCACTCACTTCCAGCAAGCTGTGGCAGGCGAGCGGCCAGTCGCTGCTGATTGCGCTGGCGGCAGGCACCTTGGCGACCCTGCTCGGCAGCGGCCTGCTACTCACCAGCCGTCACCTCAAGGTGCGCACCCGCCAGCGGCGGGCGGCGGCCATATGGGAGGCCAGCGGCTCGATGATCCTGATGATCCCGGCGGTAGTGCTCTCCACCGGTCTCTTTATCCTGTTTATGCCCTTTGCCGATGTTTTTGCCCTTGGCCCCTGGCTGGTGGTACTGGTCAACGCCCTGATGGCGCTGCCCTATGTGATACGCACCCTCTCCGCCCCCATGCAGCTGGTGGTGCGCCAATATGACCGGCTGGCGGACAGTCTGGGGGTACGCGGCCTGCATCGCCTGCGACTGGTGGAGTGGCCACTGCTGCGCCGCCCGCTGGCACTGGCGATAGCATTGTCGATGATCCTCTCGCTGGGGGATCTCGGCGCCATCGCCATGTTTGGCAGTCAGGAGCTCACCACCCTGCCCTGGCTGCTCTACCAGCAGCTCGGCAGCTACCGATTGACCGAGGCAGCCGCCACCGCCCTGCTGCTGCTCACTCTCTGTTTCTCCCTGTTCTGGCTGGTGGAACGGGTGCTAGGAGGAAAACATGCTGAACATTGA